The proteins below are encoded in one region of Bacteroidota bacterium:
- a CDS encoding KTSC domain-containing protein: MLKDNPGAVLSASIADILYDEKEELLLVSYTNGKVEEFYGVIKEMYEEFRNSFFREKYFNDYIKNVYDFYFVRA, from the coding sequence ATGTTAAAGGATAATCCCGGTGCCGTATTATCGGCATCAATTGCTGACATTTTATATGATGAAAAAGAAGAGCTACTGCTCGTATCATATACAAATGGTAAAGTAGAAGAGTTTTACGGAGTTATAAAAGAGATGTATGAAGAGTTCCGTAATTCATTTTTCCGCGAAAAGTATTTTAATGATTATATAAAGAACGTTTACGACTTTTACTTTGTTAGAGCCTAA
- a CDS encoding T9SS type A sorting domain-containing protein translates to MKKLFMKNPRLYLIVPVLLAIACLIYKFTTPDNEVSKNGLSISSDSVASNTEYLKDVRVSHDGAMAFEVPLSEIMAREQKYGLLKSQRINKKIEEREGPDRSNLPQNPNSPKTSQYPPSDSRNQNVQTNQTDAPQTAGITFNGSTGGGSSGPFPPDVMGDVGPTQYIVGVNGQFISYNKTTGVADGVINTTPDNFFASVMSSNSGTFTSDPRVRYDRLSKKWYFIIIDVPAGTGAIANRVLVGVSPDSTIKVSTIFKFFFYQHSGTFLDYPTLGIDANALYIGGNLFTFAGAFSNTNALVIRKSSIQGAGPMVTTNLGNLLPSASGAGPYTPQGVDNPDPNATEGYFIGVDNATFGTLQIRRVSTPGGTPTISGNLTLTVSTTASPLVVNHSGNTGGTNGRLDALDDRLFMAQMRNGTLWTTHNVGVNSSGVSTSATRNGARWYQISNLTTTPTLTQSGTVFDNTASVNNYWIPTIASSGQNHAAISFCFAGASSRINMGSVGRLSSDAAGTMQTPLIISTNSSFAYNPSGDPGGSGGRRWGDYSCIRVDPNDDMTFWAINESNPSNNNYGCFVAQLKAPPPATPSSISPSSVPIGSNIAVTLTGTSASGSGFFDPGSTFANHLSVAIDGGVVVNSATYVNATTINLVVTTTGATQNTTRLVTVTNPDGQTSSATIFVVLPVELSSFTSSVNKNDVNLKWSTSNEQNNSGFDIERKLLSDNNWKKIGFVQGRGNSNSQVDYSYNDTKLESGKYNYRLKQIDYNGNFKYYDLNTEVQVGIPSKFVLAQNYPNPFNPSTKIDFDLPENAKVSIKIYDISGKEVANVMNDYKTAGYYSASFNASRLSSGLYFYSISALTDNGKTYSSVKKMMLVK, encoded by the coding sequence ATGAAAAAACTATTTATGAAAAACCCCAGGCTGTACTTAATTGTACCCGTTCTTTTAGCAATAGCTTGCCTTATCTACAAATTTACGACCCCGGATAATGAAGTATCGAAGAATGGCTTATCAATATCTTCCGATTCAGTAGCATCAAATACTGAGTATCTGAAAGATGTCAGAGTTTCCCACGACGGAGCAATGGCTTTTGAAGTTCCTCTCTCTGAAATAATGGCTAGAGAGCAAAAATACGGACTATTAAAATCCCAAAGAATCAATAAAAAGATTGAAGAAAGAGAAGGACCAGACAGAAGTAATTTACCGCAAAATCCTAATTCACCAAAAACTTCTCAATATCCTCCTAGTGATTCAAGAAATCAAAACGTTCAAACTAACCAGACGGATGCTCCCCAAACAGCAGGAATAACTTTTAACGGTTCAACCGGCGGCGGAAGTTCAGGTCCATTTCCTCCTGATGTAATGGGAGATGTAGGTCCTACACAATATATTGTAGGTGTAAACGGACAATTCATTTCTTATAACAAAACAACAGGCGTTGCTGACGGAGTTATTAATACTACTCCAGACAATTTCTTTGCCAGTGTTATGTCTTCCAACTCAGGTACATTTACATCTGATCCAAGAGTAAGATATGACAGACTTTCAAAAAAATGGTACTTTATAATTATTGATGTACCTGCAGGAACAGGCGCTATTGCAAACAGAGTATTAGTGGGCGTCAGTCCTGATAGTACAATCAAAGTTTCAACTATTTTTAAATTCTTTTTCTATCAGCATTCAGGCACATTTTTAGATTATCCTACATTAGGAATAGATGCTAATGCTCTATATATCGGCGGTAATTTATTTACATTTGCCGGAGCATTTTCAAATACAAATGCGCTTGTAATAAGAAAATCCTCTATTCAAGGTGCCGGCCCTATGGTTACAACCAATCTCGGCAATTTACTTCCAAGTGCCTCAGGTGCCGGTCCTTATACTCCTCAGGGTGTTGATAATCCTGATCCGAATGCAACTGAAGGATATTTCATTGGTGTAGATAATGCAACTTTTGGCACATTACAGATTAGAAGAGTTTCAACTCCGGGAGGAACTCCTACTATCTCAGGAAATTTAACATTGACAGTATCAACAACTGCATCTCCGTTAGTGGTAAACCATTCAGGAAATACAGGTGGAACGAACGGAAGACTGGATGCTCTTGACGACAGATTATTTATGGCGCAGATGAGAAACGGTACTTTATGGACGACTCACAACGTAGGCGTAAATAGTTCAGGTGTTTCTACATCAGCAACCAGAAACGGAGCAAGATGGTATCAGATTTCAAATTTAACAACAACTCCAACTCTTACACAGTCAGGCACTGTATTTGATAATACTGCCAGTGTAAATAATTACTGGATTCCTACTATAGCTTCATCAGGACAGAATCATGCGGCAATTTCTTTTTGCTTTGCAGGAGCAAGTTCAAGAATTAACATGGGAAGCGTTGGCAGACTTTCATCAGATGCAGCCGGAACTATGCAGACTCCGTTGATAATTTCAACTAATTCTTCATTTGCTTATAACCCAAGCGGCGATCCCGGTGGTTCAGGTGGAAGAAGATGGGGTGATTACTCATGCATTAGAGTTGACCCGAATGACGATATGACTTTTTGGGCAATTAACGAATCAAACCCGAGCAATAATAACTATGGTTGCTTCGTAGCTCAGCTAAAAGCTCCGCCGCCTGCAACTCCGTCTTCAATCAGTCCGTCAAGTGTTCCGATAGGTTCAAATATAGCAGTAACCTTAACGGGAACGTCTGCCAGCGGCTCGGGATTTTTTGATCCCGGTTCAACATTTGCAAATCACTTAAGTGTTGCAATCGATGGCGGAGTTGTGGTAAACTCTGCAACCTATGTAAATGCAACTACAATTAACTTAGTAGTTACCACTACGGGAGCTACACAAAATACAACAAGACTTGTAACTGTTACAAATCCTGATGGACAGACTTCATCTGCTACAATATTCGTTGTATTACCGGTCGAGTTATCATCTTTTACTTCCTCTGTGAATAAGAACGATGTTAACTTAAAATGGTCAACATCTAACGAACAAAACAACTCAGGATTTGATATTGAAAGAAAACTGTTATCAGATAATAACTGGAAGAAAATCGGTTTTGTTCAGGGAAGAGGTAATTCCAATTCACAGGTTGATTATTCATATAATGATACAAAATTAGAATCCGGAAAATATAACTACAGATTAAAGCAGATAGATTACAACGGTAACTTCAAATATTATGATTTAAACACTGAAGTACAGGTTGGTATCCCATCTAAATTTGTATTAGCTCAAAACTATCCAAATCCATTTAATCCTTCGACTAAGATAGATTTTGATTTACCGGAAAATGCAAAAGTCTCAATAAAGATTTATGACATTTCAGGTAAAGAAGTTGCTAATGTAATGAATGATTATAAAACAGCAGGATATTATTCAGCTTCATTTAATGCAAGCAGACTTTCAAGCGGATTGTATTTTTACTCAATCAGCGCTTTAACTGATAACGGTAAAACTTACAGCTCAGTAAAGAAAATGATGTTAGTAAAATAA
- the rmuC gene encoding DNA recombination protein RmuC: protein MKNTLSYMNENVSRIEGSVKEEISRNREEFNRSSKETRDELNTSFKNFSDTTISSMREITNSQANSFDVFSKNLREKFEELTSQQRAVRDELNVSFKNFSDTTISSMREITNSQSNSFDVFSKNIREKFEELTLQQKQLSETTEKRLEKMRETVEGKLKSIQEDNASQLERMRVTVDEKLQSTLEKRLGESFKIVSERLELVHSGLGEMRNLATGVGDLKKVLSNVKTRGVFGEYQLENILEQLLTPDQYGKNVKTKTGSNDSVEFAIKMPGKDNNSGVLWLPIDAKFPTEVYQALNTAYDSGDITAIEAAQKDLASNVKKNAKYINDKYIDPPNTTDFGIMFLPFESLYAEVLRIPGLFEQIQRECKITITGPTTISALLNSLQMGFKTLAIGKRSSEVWDLLSSVKTEFGTYATLIEKTKKKLTEATNELDRVGTRSRSIERKLRDVHELPSEDPLKLISGSIDFDEEQKDDEDVA, encoded by the coding sequence ATGAAAAATACACTGAGCTACATGAATGAAAATGTAAGCAGAATAGAAGGCTCGGTAAAAGAAGAAATCAGCAGGAACAGGGAAGAGTTTAACAGGTCATCGAAGGAAACAAGAGACGAACTAAACACATCATTCAAGAATTTTTCAGACACTACTATTTCCAGCATGAGAGAAATAACAAACTCTCAGGCAAACTCTTTTGATGTGTTCAGCAAAAATCTAAGAGAGAAATTTGAAGAATTAACATCACAGCAAAGAGCGGTAAGAGATGAGTTAAATGTATCGTTCAAGAATTTCTCAGATACGACAATATCAAGCATGAGGGAAATAACAAATTCGCAGTCAAACTCATTCGATGTCTTCAGTAAAAACATACGAGAGAAATTTGAAGAGCTGACTTTACAGCAAAAGCAATTATCGGAAACGACTGAGAAGCGACTTGAAAAAATGCGAGAGACAGTTGAAGGAAAACTGAAATCAATACAGGAAGATAACGCATCCCAGCTTGAAAGAATGAGAGTTACTGTCGATGAAAAATTACAATCCACATTGGAAAAACGTCTGGGTGAATCATTCAAAATTGTAAGTGAGAGACTTGAGCTTGTACATTCGGGACTCGGTGAAATGAGAAATCTTGCAACCGGAGTAGGGGACTTGAAAAAAGTTTTATCCAATGTAAAAACGCGTGGAGTCTTTGGTGAGTATCAGCTTGAAAATATCCTTGAACAGTTATTAACTCCTGACCAGTACGGAAAAAATGTTAAGACAAAAACCGGTAGCAATGACAGCGTTGAGTTTGCAATTAAAATGCCTGGCAAAGACAATAACTCAGGTGTGCTATGGCTGCCGATAGATGCAAAATTCCCAACAGAAGTTTATCAGGCACTTAATACAGCTTATGATTCAGGTGATATCACAGCTATTGAAGCAGCTCAGAAAGATCTGGCTTCCAATGTAAAGAAGAATGCAAAGTATATAAACGATAAATATATTGATCCGCCGAATACGACTGACTTCGGAATTATGTTCCTGCCATTTGAAAGTTTATACGCTGAGGTTTTGAGAATCCCGGGACTGTTTGAACAAATCCAGCGAGAGTGTAAAATCACTATTACGGGTCCTACTACGATTTCTGCTTTATTGAACAGTCTGCAAATGGGATTCAAGACACTTGCAATCGGTAAACGTTCAAGCGAAGTCTGGGACTTGCTCAGCTCAGTAAAAACCGAATTCGGTACCTATGCAACGTTAATTGAGAAGACAAAGAAGAAGCTTACTGAAGCAACAAATGAACTGGACAGAGTTGGAACCCGCTCGCGTTCGATTGAAAGAAAGCTCAGAGATGTGCATGAGCTGCCATCTGAAGATCCGTTAAAATTAATTAGTGGAAGCATTGATTTTGATGAAGAGCAAAAAGATGATGAAGATGTTGCGTAG
- a CDS encoding T9SS type A sorting domain-containing protein, producing the protein MKRYGLTLAIFIFLSLTYYCYLVTINRNEVTKTKLYAAGDSVVYSNTEYLKDVRRSNDGNMAFEVPLSEIMEREKKFGPLKSLQIPKQEREKEYSDRDNLPQNPDSKEISQYPERTPNSHNHKSTNNDSPQTLGINFNGVSLSGTNPSGYYPPDVMGEVGPAQYIIHVNGRIVSFSKSTGLVDGAINTTTNNFFAGIMTNSPGTYTTDPRIRYDRLTKKWYLLMIDVPQPLANRVLLAVSPDSIITSSTVFRFFFYQQSKAFLDYPTLGLDANALYIGGNLYDLSTDEFVNSNALVIKKSSIQGTGPMVITDLGGLIINNSGPFTPQGVDNPDPNATEGYFIGVDKGSFGTLMIRRVLNPGGTPSLSPNIPVTVPTTSKPLKVPHLGNTGGENGRLDALDDKLFMAQMRNGSIWTVHNIGVNSSGTTSNPTRNGSRWYQVSNLNSTPALIQSGTVFDNSTNAANYWLPTIATSGQGHSAMVYCIAGANTRINMGSVGRLSSDALGTMQTPFTITNNTSFAYNPPADPGTAGSRRWGDYSCIRVDPNDDMTFWAIHQWCNGENNYGVYVAELKAPPPATPYEISPPNVSIGSNISVNLIGKSINGSGFFDPGSGFTNHLKVAIDGVIVNSVSYINDTTINLNVNTEGAVRNSTRLVTVTNPDGQISSASIFKIVPSGTPDKFVLWQNYPNPFNPTTKIDFDLPENANVSIKIYDISGKQVAEVLNENKQAGYYSYPFIANGLSSGLYFYSIKAVTENGTIYISVKKMMLIK; encoded by the coding sequence ATGAAGCGATACGGGTTAACCTTAGCAATATTCATTTTTCTTTCTTTAACGTATTATTGTTACCTGGTAACCATTAACCGTAATGAAGTAACTAAGACAAAATTATATGCAGCCGGAGACTCAGTTGTTTATTCCAACACAGAATATTTAAAAGATGTCAGACGTTCAAATGACGGCAACATGGCATTTGAAGTTCCGCTCTCCGAAATAATGGAACGCGAAAAAAAATTTGGACCATTAAAATCGCTGCAAATTCCTAAACAAGAGAGAGAAAAAGAATATTCAGATAGAGACAACTTACCGCAGAATCCGGACTCAAAAGAAATCTCACAATATCCTGAACGCACTCCAAATTCTCACAATCATAAATCTACAAATAATGATTCACCTCAAACACTTGGTATAAATTTCAACGGAGTAAGTTTATCAGGAACAAATCCCTCAGGCTATTATCCCCCGGATGTTATGGGAGAAGTGGGACCTGCGCAATACATAATTCACGTTAACGGAAGAATAGTATCATTTTCAAAATCAACCGGTTTAGTTGACGGAGCAATAAATACAACTACTAATAATTTTTTTGCCGGAATAATGACCAATTCTCCCGGAACATATACAACCGACCCGAGAATAAGATATGACAGACTAACAAAGAAGTGGTACTTATTGATGATAGATGTTCCGCAACCGCTTGCAAACAGAGTTCTGCTTGCAGTTAGCCCTGACAGCATTATAACTTCAAGTACAGTTTTCAGATTTTTCTTTTATCAGCAGTCAAAAGCATTTTTAGATTATCCGACTTTGGGACTCGATGCAAACGCGCTTTATATCGGCGGAAATTTATATGATTTATCAACTGACGAGTTTGTAAATTCTAATGCTCTGGTAATAAAGAAGTCATCTATTCAGGGAACAGGTCCAATGGTAATAACAGACCTTGGAGGATTAATAATAAATAATTCAGGACCATTTACTCCGCAAGGAGTCGATAATCCTGATCCCAATGCTACTGAAGGCTATTTCATAGGAGTGGATAAAGGAAGTTTCGGAACGCTTATGATAAGAAGAGTTTTGAATCCGGGAGGAACTCCGTCCCTTTCTCCTAACATTCCGGTAACGGTACCAACGACTTCAAAGCCATTGAAGGTCCCTCACTTAGGAAATACAGGCGGAGAAAACGGAAGATTGGATGCTTTGGATGACAAATTATTTATGGCACAGATGAGGAATGGTTCTATATGGACGGTGCATAACATAGGAGTAAATAGTTCAGGTACCACTTCAAATCCAACAAGAAACGGAAGCAGATGGTACCAGGTTAGCAATCTAAACTCAACTCCTGCTTTGATACAATCAGGGACTGTATTTGATAATTCTACTAACGCAGCTAATTACTGGTTACCGACTATTGCAACATCAGGACAAGGACATTCAGCCATGGTTTATTGTATTGCCGGCGCAAACACCAGAATAAATATGGGAAGTGTCGGAAGACTTTCATCAGATGCTTTAGGCACAATGCAGACACCATTTACAATAACAAATAATACAAGCTTTGCATATAATCCACCTGCAGATCCCGGTACTGCCGGAAGCAGAAGATGGGGAGATTACTCATGCATAAGAGTTGACCCGAATGATGACATGACTTTCTGGGCAATTCACCAATGGTGCAACGGAGAAAACAATTACGGAGTTTATGTTGCCGAGCTTAAAGCTCCGCCTCCTGCAACGCCTTATGAAATTAGTCCACCAAATGTTTCAATCGGTTCAAATATTTCGGTAAATCTTATAGGTAAGTCAATTAACGGTTCGGGATTTTTTGACCCGGGTTCAGGATTTACTAATCATTTAAAAGTTGCAATCGACGGAGTAATTGTAAATTCTGTTTCATACATTAACGATACAACAATAAATTTAAATGTGAATACTGAAGGTGCTGTCAGAAATTCTACAAGACTTGTTACAGTTACAAATCCTGACGGACAAATTTCCTCGGCTTCTATTTTTAAAATTGTGCCATCAGGAACTCCTGATAAATTTGTGCTTTGGCAAAACTATCCTAATCCTTTTAATCCAACTACAAAGATAGATTTTGATTTGCCTGAGAATGCAAATGTATCTATAAAAATTTATGATATCTCCGGAAAGCAAGTTGCTGAAGTATTGAATGAAAACAAACAAGCAGGGTATTATTCGTATCCATTTATAGCCAACGGGCTTTCAAGTGGACTATATTTTTATTCAATCAAAGCAGTAACAGAAAACGGCACGATTTATATTTCAGTAAAGAAAATGATGCTGATAAAATAA
- a CDS encoding fatty acid desaturase, with protein MIFNFVPESFWIPLAFVLITGHFTSISSSLYLHRSITHKGVVFAAPISFLMRTWLWLATGMSTKEWVACHRKHHAFPDEPEDPHSPVQKGFWSVLFGGVFHYRKAVADKEMVEKFGKGCPDDWLENNVYMKYRSWGIYILMGINILLFGFIWGPAVWLGQVLWMIFIGHVVNGIGHSLGYRNTEVDDHSTNIIPVGILIAGEELHNNHHANPASPKFSRKWYEFDMGWVYIKTLSMVGLAKVRYSTTK; from the coding sequence ATGATATTTAATTTCGTTCCGGAATCTTTCTGGATTCCACTAGCGTTTGTACTGATAACAGGGCACTTTACCAGTATATCGTCATCACTTTATTTACACCGTTCTATTACACATAAAGGAGTTGTTTTCGCCGCTCCGATAAGTTTCTTAATGAGAACCTGGCTTTGGCTCGCAACGGGCATGAGCACCAAAGAATGGGTTGCCTGTCACAGAAAACATCATGCATTCCCTGATGAACCTGAAGATCCGCATTCACCTGTACAAAAAGGATTCTGGTCAGTATTATTTGGCGGAGTATTCCATTACAGAAAAGCCGTTGCTGATAAAGAAATGGTTGAAAAATTCGGAAAAGGTTGTCCCGATGACTGGCTCGAAAACAATGTTTATATGAAATACCGCTCATGGGGAATTTATATCTTAATGGGTATAAATATCTTATTGTTCGGATTTATCTGGGGACCGGCAGTTTGGCTCGGTCAGGTATTATGGATGATTTTTATTGGTCACGTTGTTAACGGAATCGGCCACTCGCTTGGATACAGAAACACTGAAGTTGACGATCATTCAACAAACATTATCCCGGTCGGGATTTTAATTGCAGGTGAGGAACTTCATAATAATCACCATGCAAATCCTGCATCACCTAAGTTTTCAAGAAAATGGTATGAGTTTGATATGGGCTGGGTTTATATTAAAACTCTTTCTATGGTCGGTCTTGCAAAAGTAAGATACTCAACCACAAAATAA